A region from the Sorex araneus isolate mSorAra2 chromosome 6, mSorAra2.pri, whole genome shotgun sequence genome encodes:
- the ROM1 gene encoding rod outer segment membrane protein 1, translated as MARVLALVLPVQRRIRLAQGLWLLSWVLALAGGLTVLCSGHLLVQICHLGSFLAPTCPFHALPKVALAAGAVALGTGLAGAGASRASLDAAQYPSWRGVLGPLLVASAAGGGGLLLVSLVLALALPASLDSGLEEGLGAALAHYKDTEVPGHCHAKRLLDELQLQNQCCGRHGYKDWFGVQWVSSRYLDPNDPDVVDRILSNVDGLYLTDGVPFSCCNPHSPRPCLQSRLSDPQAHPLLDAEPLSLNLWAHGCHGVLLGRLQGLASTLGSVLAATCLLHVLVLLGLRYLQTALEGLGGVIEGEGETQGYLFSGGLRDTLKAAWVHAVGGRRPAPEETPPQEPPENGSPEE; from the exons ATGGCGCGGGTGCTGGCCCTGGTGCTGCCCGTCCAGCGCCGCATCCGTCTGGCGCAGGGCCTCTGGCTCCTCTCCTGGGTGTTGGCGCTGGCCGGAGGCCTCACCGTCCTCTGCAGCGGGCACCTCCTGGTCCAGATCTGTCACCTTGGCTCTTTCTTGGCTCCCACCTGCCCCTTCCATGCCCTGCCAAAGGTGGCCCTGGCAGCCGGGGCAGTGGCTCTGGGCACGGGGCTGGCGGGAGCAGGAGCCAGCCGCGCCAGCCTGGATGCCGCTCAGTACCCTTCCTGGAGAGGGGTCCTGGGCCCACTGCTGGTGGCCAGCGCGGCCGGCGGTGGAGGACTCTTGTTGGTCAGCTTGGTGCTAGCCCTGGCTCTGCCAGCGAGTCTGGACTCGGGGCTGGAGGAGGGCCTGGGCGCCGCCTTGGCACACTACAAGGACACAGAGGTGCCCGGCCACTGCCACGCCAAACGGCTCTTGGATGAGCTGCAGCTGCAAAACCAGTGTTGCGGGCGCCACGGGTACAAGGACTGGTTTGGGGTCCAGTGGGTCAGCAGCCGATACCTGGATCCCAATGACCCGGACGTGGTTGA CCGGATCCTGAGTAACGTGGACGGCCTGTACCTCACGGACGGGGTCCCTTTCTCCTGCTGCAACCCCCACTCACCGCGGCCTTGCCTGCAAAGCCGGCTCTcagacccccaggcccaccccctcTTGGATGCGGAACCGCTCAGCCTAAACCTCTGGGCCCACGGCTGCCatggggttctgctggggcgtCTGCAGGGGCTGGCGAGCACACTGGGCAGTGTGCTGGCCGCCACCTGCCTGCTGCAC GTTCTAGTGCTCCTGGGCCTGCGGTACCTGCAGACAGccctggaggggcttggaggcGTCATCGAAGGAGAGGGGGAGACCCAGGGCTACCTCTTCTCAGGGGGGCTGAGAGACACGCTCAAGGCCGCGTGGGTGCACGCAGTGGGTGGCCGCAGGCCCGCCCCTGAAGAGACCCCCCCACAGGAGCCTCCTGAGAACGGTTCACCCGAAGaatag
- the B3GAT3 gene encoding galactosylgalactosylxylosylprotein 3-beta-glucuronosyltransferase 3 encodes MKLKLKNVFLAYFLVSIAGLLYALVQLGQPCDCLPPLRAAAEQLRQKDLKISQLEADLRRPPPAPAQPPEPEALPTIYVITPTYSRLVQKAELVRLSQTLSLVPRLHWLLVEDAEGPTPLVSGLLAASGLLFTHLAVLTPSAQRLRDGEPGWLRPRGVEQRNRALDWLRSGGGAVGGEKAPPPPGTPGVVYFADDDNTYSRELFEEMRWTRGVSVWPVGLVGGLRFEGPRVQDGRVVGFHTAWEPTRPFPMDMAGFAIALPLLLSKPNAQFDAAAPRGHLESSLLSHLVDPKDLEPRAANCSRVLVWHTRTEKPKMKQEEQLQRQGRGSDPAIEV; translated from the exons GCCAGCCATGTGACTGCCTCCCTCCCTTGCGGGCAGCGGCTGAACAGCTGCGGCAGAAGGATCTGAAGATTTCCCAGCTGGAAGCTGACCTCCGAaggccaccccccgcccctgcccagccccctgagCCCGAGGCCCTGCCTACTATCTATGTCATTACCCCCACCTACTCCAG GCTGGTACAGAAGGCGGAGCTGGTGCGGCTGTCCCAGACCCTGAGCCTGGTGCCCCGGCTGCACTGGCTGCTGGTGGAGGACGCCGAGGGCCCCACGCCGCTGGTCTCAGGGCTGCTGGCCGCCTCTGGCCTCCTCTTCacgcacctggcggtgctcacccCCAGTGCCCAGCGGCTCCGGGACGGGGAGCCCGGCTGGCTGAGGCCCCGCGGGGTGGAGCAGCGGAACAGGGCCCTAGACTGGCTCCGGAGCGGAGGGGGCGCCGTGGGGGGAGAGAAGGCCCCCCCGCCGCCGGGGACCCCGGGGGTGGTGTACTTCGCGGATGACGACAACACGTACAGCCGGGAGCTCTTTGAGGAG ATGCGCTGGACCCGCGGCGTCTCTGTGTGGCCCGTGGGGCTGGTGGGCGGCCTGCGCTTCGAGGGCCCCCGCGTGCAGGACGGCCGCGTGGTGGGCTTCCACACGGCCTGGGAGCCCACCAGGCCCTTCCCCATGGACATGGCAGGCTTTGCCATCGCTCTGCCCCTGCTCCTGTCCAAGCCCAATGCCCAGTTTGATGCTGCGGCGCCCCGGGGCCACCTAGAGAGCAGCCTCCTGAGCCACCTCGTGGACCCCAAAGACCTGGAGCCCCGGGCGGCCAACTGCTCTCGG GTTCTGGTGTGGCACACGCGGACGGAGAAGCCCAAGATGAAGCAGGAGGAGCAGCTCCAGCGGCAGGGCCGAGGGTCAGACCCTGCCATTGAGGTGTGA